One segment of Pseudophryne corroboree isolate aPseCor3 chromosome 10, aPseCor3.hap2, whole genome shotgun sequence DNA contains the following:
- the LOC134965872 gene encoding C3a anaphylatoxin chemotactic receptor-like → MMTPSMDNMTIIPSLENRTSYPMTEDYTPTNFTGDIWLNSSFTDDDDNITYYHIYNVTNIIRAMSIIWYIVTLILGIVGNGLVIWIAGFKMKTVSAVWFLHLAIADFVTCISLPIRISEWVLYWDIHYDHFLCKAGITILFINMLTSVYFMTIISIDRCVSVCCPIWTKIHRTSRLATIIAVLVWLLSLVTSIPYLVFNHGFEYVTECFPKYFHMSGKRRWAMFITKNICMFAFPFAIILISYVLIFFKIRAIKKSGRSNRPFRVITAVIVCFFICWFPYNTWPLITINYWRADFVITEVSICLAYFSSCINPLIYVFFSHDFKKSFVKSIPAVLENAFNERSDLNSLDNAVTSPFPTIHLESSL, encoded by the exons ATGATGACTCCATCTATGGATAATATGACAATCATTCCTTCTTTGGAAAATAGGACCTCATATCCCATGACAGAGGATTATACTCCAAC GAATTTTACTGGAGACATCTGGCTCAATTCCAgcttcactgatgatgatgacaacATAACGTATTATCATATTTACAATGTAACTAATATTATAAGGGCAATGTCCATCATATGGTACATTGTGACTCTAATCTTGGGGATCGTAGGAAATGGTTTAGTCATCTGGATTGCCGGTTTCAAGATGAAGACAGTCAGTGCCGTGTGGTTCCTACACTTGGCTATTGCTGACTTTGTCACATGTATTTCTCTACCCATACGTATATCTGAGTGGGTTTTATATTGGGACATTCATTATGATCACTTCCTATGTAAGGCTGGTATAACAATTCTCTTCATAAACATGTTAACTAGTGTCTACTTCATGACCATCATCAGCATTGATCGATGTGTTTCCGTTTGTTGTCCAATTTGGACCAAAATACACAGGACATCCAGGTTAGCCACCATCATAGCTGTACTGGTTTGGCTGCTGAGCCTAGTTACTAGTATCCCTTACCTGGTTTTTAACCATGGGTTTGAATATGTCACTGAGTGTTTTCCTAAATATTTTCATATGTCAGGAAAGAGAAGATGGGCAATGTTTATCACAAAGAATATCTGCATGTTTGCATTCCCATTTGCCATCATCCTCATATCATATGTCCTGATTTTTTTCAAGATAAGAGCAATCAAAAAAtcaggtaggtctaacagaccattCCGAGTTATCACCGCTGTCATAGTATGCTTCTTCATCTGCTGGTTTCCATATAACACCTGGCCATTAATAACGATAAATTACTGGAGAGCTGATTTTGTCATTACAGAAGTTTCCATCTGCTTGGCTTACTTCAGCAGCTGCATCAATCCCTTGATCTATGTCTTCTTTTCCCATGATTTCAAGAAGAGCTTTGTAAAGTCCATACCAGCCGTGTTGGAAAATGCTTTTAATGAGCGGTCCGATCTTAACAGTTTGGACAACGCTGTCACCAGCCCCTTTCCAACCATACATTTGGAATCTTCATTATAA